From the Oncorhynchus keta strain PuntledgeMale-10-30-2019 chromosome 13, Oket_V2, whole genome shotgun sequence genome, the window CAGAGATGGTCAATCGgcttcaagtctgggctctggctgggccattcaaggacattcagagacttgtcccgagcccactcctgcgttgtcttggctgtgtgctcagggtggttgtcctgttggaaggtgaactttcgccccagtcggaggtcctgagcgcactggagcagattttcattaaggatctctctgtactttgcgccgttcatctttgcctctatcctgactagttttcctgccgctgaaaaacatccccacggcatgatgctgccaccaccatgcttcaccgtagggatggtgccaggtttcttccagatatgatgcttggcattcaggccaaagagttcaatcttggtttcatcagaacaaagaatcgtgtttctcatggtctgacagtctTTAGGTGtcgtttggcaaactccaaatggactgtaatgtgccttttactgaggagcggcttccgtctggcaactctacaataacggcctgattggtggagtgctgcagagatggttgtccttgttggaaggttctcccatctccagaggatctctggagctctgccagagtgaccatcgggttttggtcacctccctgacccttttcccccgattgctcagtttggccgggcagccagctctaggaagagtcttggtggttccaaacttcttccatttaaaagtGATGGAGGCCCCtgagttcttggggaccttcaatgctgcatttttgttttggtgcccttccccagatctgtgcctcaacacaattctCTCGCAGAGCTCTACACACAAGTCCTTCggcctcatggctttgtttttgctctgacatgcactatcaactgtgggtatttatgctgcagtagtttatgtgcgggggactagggtcagtttgttatatctggagtactattcctgtcctatccggtgtcctgtgtgaatttaagtatgctctctctaattttctctttctctctttctttctctctctcaaaggACCTAAGCCctcggaccatgccccaggactacctgacatgatgactccttgctggccccagtccacctggctgtgctgctgctccagtttcaactgttttgcctgtgattattattatttgaccatgctggtcatttatgaacattttaacatcttggccatgttctgttataatctccacccggcacagccagaagaggactggccaccccacatagcctggttcctctaggtttcttcctaggttttggcctttctagggagtttttcctatccaccgtgcttctacacctgcattgcttgctgtttggagttttaggctgggtttctgtacagcactttgagatatcagctgatgtacgaagggctatataaatacatttgatttgatatagacaggtgtgtgcctttccaaatcatgtccaatcaattgaacttaccacaggtggacaccaatcaagttaCAAGatacatctcaagggtgatcaatggaaacaggatgcacctaagctcaatttcgattctcatagcaaagggtctgaatacttatgtaaaggtatttctgtttgaattttttaaaatacatttgaaaatattcctaaaaacctattttcgctGTGTCATTTTGgggtagattgctgaggataaaaaaaataatgtaatccattttagaataaggctgtaacgtaacaacatgaggaaaaggtcaaggggtctgaatcatttctgaaggcactgtatatcatagGCTATGTAGGCCTGTTGGATAACAGCACCATCATTTTGGATTTTGGGGGTTTGGGGTcataaaatgtctttaatgtagggctcatcaggcTCATGTAGCATCAGGCTTGAATTTTCACGCTGATCAAGctctaatcaaatccagacataTTTATATGCTTTATATGCATCAGAATGACAATCTGATTTAGGCGGGAATTACAGGGTTACCTGGgagaaaagtgatttattctGGGGATGGAGGGTTCTAAAATACTGGGAAAATATTGAACCCTATTAGTCACACTCCCTTCCCTACTTCTAGTCTCATCTTGTTAAATTCACTGACAGATGCAACTCAATAATCACTAGGTCTATTGCCACATGCACTCCCCAAATTGTGGGCTTCCCGAATAGGGAAAAAAATAAAGAAGCTAATGATCCTCGGTGGCTAAGACATTCTCTCTGGTGAATTATTTTGAACAATTTTATTTAGACATGAGTAATTAGTATGACAATCCATACTCTATTttttcagacagcatcagacacATTGTCTAAACATACTGAGAAATAGTGTTTCGCTCACTTCTTTCTGTCGGTGGGCACTTCTATGTCAAGTAAATcaatatttaaatattttatttggaGGGGCAAGGAGGTAACGGAAGGCGGGCCAGGCCCCCTGAGTCCCGCCCATAAATGCCTGCCCGTGCTTTAGTATGCCGTTCCTTTACATCGCCACAGAGTGGAGCTAATGCTTCATATTTGGAACATATAGCTGGACTGTAAAGGATTGGAATTGGAACAATGCTGCTCTCTTCGGGCTCTTCAAGCGAAGTGCAGAGGCCTCCTCTGTTCCTAGCCCATTGTCACGTCGATAATGAATCATTGCATGAACATTTTTCTCCTATATGTGGGACCCACATACAATAAACACACTGTAACTAACTTTCAAAGGCACTAACAAGTTTAGTCTGGCGTCAATCAAACAAACAATAATTCAAAAGGGAGACTTCACTCAATGACACTACACATTTTATAATGGCATTCACATGGTCTATAATTATCCTTTAACTAATGTTCAAAGCCACAAACAGTTGTTTAAGCTTAGATTTATCTGAAATATGTCTGTTGCTGTCCTTGATGCTGACATAAGGAAAGCTTAACAGTAGGCTCCATCCATCCTtcatctatcatccatctatccatccatccacccatccatccacccatccacccatccatcaaGCAGAAGGGAGACTTTGTGCACAGATTAGAATGACgttttaataataaataaatagcaGCATCACACAGAAAAAAACAACACTGTCTTGTGGATGATTGAAATAGTCAAAACATGAGAAGTGTCATTGACAAACATTCACAAGTAAATGGTTTGAAAACcggtgattgattgattgattgtaatgtaatgtaataataaCACAAAAATATCTTTAGCTATGGACCAGGGCATTATGCTGCGTTTATGACAAGTGGGAAACTTGGAAAATACAACTTGTACTGTAAACTGGGAGCAACAAGTTGTGTGCATTTACATGCTTTGAACTCATTGAGAATGCTGACTGGTGAATGGTAAACAATCTgcgtcaaccataaactaaaagtacagctaTCATGCTCGTAAACAAATTACAGTGTTCAAAAACCATATAAATAGAATACATTATGTTTTCTATTTGCATTTAACTGCTACAAATGCTGTTATCAAGGTCATTTTCTTAGTAGGTGACAACAGAGCTCAGCATGTGGGATGATAGATTGAGTACCCCACTAGTAGTTACGAGTTGGAGGGGGGTTAAATTGGATTTTTCCCAGTTGTATGCTCATAGTTAAGATATGTCATAAACCCAGCACTAGCATGGCTTGCTAACCCTGACAAGGGAAAGTTCAGTGCTAGCAAGAAACACTAATGCCCTGGACCAGAAACAGctatattttacacacacacagttatggcTAACATATACATACCGCTTCAAATTAATTGTTTAGGATACCTCTTGACTTCGCTCCTCAAACAGAACGCAAACTGATTTCGGATCAGGCGCCCGTCCTCTCTGCAGTACTTTTCATTCTTTTAGTTGAATGTTTTTGTCAGACTTTATGTCAAACACGTCAATGGGCCTGTAGCAACCCACCTTTTCAACCCAAAATTGACGTTATATTTTTTGTCTGATAAATGCTCCACAATTACTAGCGACGATCGCTTAGACCTTCTGTTCAATCTTCCTTATGTAAGAGAGAACTTGACATCATAGTGAATGAATTTATACGTTTTTGACCTTTGAACTTTGACCTGTGTAGAGGGGTCAGAGGTTGTCATATATACATTCATTCAGGTGCTCTGGTGTTTTGGTTGTGGTTGTTGCAGCGTTTGATTATCGGTTGTAGGAATAATTTGGGTTGTAGGTCAGAGTGGGATATACTGTATAGGCCTGAAGGattactaacatactgtacatttggTTTGTTCTATGATAGGGTTATAGACTATAGTTATGGTTGAGTTATGGTCATAGCTATGGTTGTAAAGATGACAGAAGGGGGATTATCTTCTTGTGAAGTTAGGTTGGCTGTGTGAGACAAAAGCATGCGCACACTGCAGCCCTTCGGGACCTGCACTGCTGTTCATCCTTAACTTGACTGTTTCTGATCTTCTCAAAGAATGCTGTGTGAATCTGAGTGAGGTGATACATTATGATGTGTGAGAGAGATCCACTGTACAAAGTGTTTCCAACCCCTTCATTCACCGACCCTCTTggaaatgatttatttcatgCATTCATACAGACACCACAAGGTGGAGCTATGACACTATCACTGGGGCTCTATTGTGTTCAGTTACATTCCTCTCTCCATTCAACATGTCGACTAGTCTACCTATATTAACCATTTTTGGCCTTTTTATACACACCTGAAGAGCTCAATTCAGACCTGTTATATTCTTATGTAGTGTCCTAACCAGTTATAACATGGTGCTGAACTGTTACTAAAATCCATAATACAGTTGAGTTTGGGTATATTTTAAGtcttgagtctctctctctgttcagctTTGTTCATGGCTTCTTCTTCTGTGTGTTTCTAGATTGAAGCAGTACTTTTCTATTACATCCAGGTCAAGATGAGTCCTTCCCATAGAGTTGGATAGAAGGCCCTTGTGCCACAATGCCACCTTTAACATGGACAGTCACTGAGGGCTTCCCATTCTACAGATAAGAGATGGGCTTTCTAGTATCTCTATGGTCCTTCCTTGGCCCTGTGCTCTGTGGATGTGTCCACTGTCTCTCTATAAGACAAACCCAGTATCGTCCCCCTCTCTTGCACGCATCACAATAGATGTCCATTCCGTCCATCCATCGTCACCCAATGAGACGCAGCGCTGTCATAATTCAattaaccaatcaaccaatcagacGCTGCTGGTGCGCTCCACCTGGGCTTGGCAGAAGCTGTCGACGGAAAGCTTCAGCTCCGACATTCCAGGTTTTAATCCCGACATTATCCCGGGACATtccatctccatccccatccTGCCATCTGTGGGATCGACAGGTTCCATCCCTCTGATCATCCCATTCCCATCTGCCCGGTTCCCTCCACCACCATTCCGACAGTTACTATTCCGGTCCACACTTCCCATCTTCCCATTCCCAAATATGGGCACGATGGCATGTGACGGACACGGCATCATCGTAACTGCAAGCGACTTATTACTAACTCCGGCGTTTGGCCCTGTGTTATACTGGCAACGTATATAGCTGGAAAATGCCCTTCTATATGTCTTATTAAACAAGGTATATACTAAAGGGTTAACTCCAGAGGATATATATCCCACCCATACGAAGACGTTGAGGAGCTCGGCTAATAGCGGCTCATTGCATGAACCCTGGCAGAGGACGTATGTGACATTGGTGATGAAGAAAGGACACCACATGATCAGGAAGAGGAAGAACACAATCCCCAGCACCTAGAGAATAGGACAGAGAACATAGAACACATTAGAACAGATTGGATTAAAGAACACAATCCTCACAACGTAGAAcatagaacagagtagaatatACAACATAGAACAAGATTAGTGTGGAGTATAAACGGTTATGGAATGCAATAGAACAGAATGGAAAATAATGAAATGGAAGAGATGAGAAGCGAAGGAGACGAGAACAGAAAAGAAGATCATAGTTGTGTAAATTTGGTCCTCACCTTGGAGGCTCGCCTCTCGTTCTTGATGGCCTGCATCATCCCCCGTCTCCCAATACTGTCCCGTGGATCATGCCCCGCCGGCGAGCTCAGCTGGGAAGCCACCTCGGAACTTGGAATTATGCTGATGTCCTCTGAGGGGGAGGTGTTTAGGAGGCTGGTCTGCCGGACATGCTCTGCACCTTTCTGGCAGCTCAGACTCCCTTGTCTGCTAGGAGGAGGAGCCTCAATGTTTATGGGTGGGACTTGGAAGTTTGGGGCCGGGGATCTGGGGTATGAGGGCGTGGGCGGCGGGTGTAGTGGCTGATGGGAGGGAGTCTTCCCCTCGTAGAGGAAGACGGTTGCCTGGCGCTGGAGGACCTGGAAAAAGACAGACAGGATGTGATATTACAGCGGTCTTATTTTGTCCTACTGTTCTTATGTCTTACGTCTGTGTTTGCTATGTGTATGAGCCACATGCCTTTTAAGCCAAAGACACATTTCCATTCCTATCAAAAAGGGAGCAAATCAAAACATGCTAACGCCATCTTAGTGCTTGTAGCCGACAAAGTTGGGCCTGTGTTATATTTCCTCTCTGACAGACCAATGAGATTAAATCAGAGGCGGGAAAAATACATGGCTAGCCAATCAAAAGACATAACGTCATAACGCCAATTAAAACATTCTCTGATAGACCTGTACGGTTAGGTAGTAGGACGCCACCATGATGACCAATGGGATGAAGAAGGCCACGAACGAGCCAATCAGCATGAAGTGCTCCTCGTTGAGGACACAGCTTCCGTCAACAAACACCTTGTCCTTGTTACGTAGGCCGATGACCGGGATAGGCATTGACACTCCtagtagaaggagagagagaacgagagagtaattagagaagaaaagagagagattagagagagacagttaAAGACATTGTCCTTATAAAGGCTGATGACcgggatagggagagaaagaaagagagggatgacaaagtagggaaggagggaggggagagaaagaagataGGGAtaagagaaagaaaaggagagacagatgaagatGTTGTCCTTGTTGTGGATGCTGATTACTGTTATAGGCATGGGCACTCcttagagaaggagagagataaatagaagGATGTGGCAAAGAAGAGACATGAAGAAATGGTCCTTGTTGTGGAGGTCGATGACTAGGAAAGGTATGGATGaaaaaatagaaagagagaggaaatagggatgagagaaggaaataaagaggagtgggacggaTGAGAGGGATCAAGACTGTTTTTGTTGTGCAGACCTAATAAGCTTGAATGAAATGTAGAGAGAAGGATAAATAAGAATACAGAGGgttgagagagaagtgagagaaagagagatagaaaaaggatagagagagagagacaaaaaggcaaagagagagcgagaaagagagagacggagagacagactaACAGATAGACAAAGAAAGATAAAAGAGTAATTCCATGCATCCCTCTAatccaggggtgtcaaacttaTTTTTCCCCTTGGGGCTGTATTTAGTCTTCAATGAGGTCCGTCAATATATGCAAAACATTTTATATTTTAGCTTTCATTTCTGTGATTATTAATGATTTTGACACAGTCAAGAAACTGCATGAAtttggaaagtactcagaccccttgacttttcccgcATTTTGTTCTGTTACAAAAACCAacccatgaggttgaaggaattgtctgtagagctccgagacaggattgggtcgaggcacagatctggggaagtgtaccaaaaatgttctgcagcattgaaggtccccaatatcACAACAACCTAATTTTTCAATGGAATAAGTCTGGAAcggccaagactcttcctagagatggccgctctgccaaactgagcaatcgggccttggtcagggaggtgaccaagagcctgatggtcactctgacagagcccaTGAGTTCCTCAgtggatatg encodes:
- the LOC118392231 gene encoding 5-hydroxytryptamine receptor 2C; translation: MESPGGVALLSGFGSPARDSLEVGGWMVFPGGNNSTNLGLNQSLPWGVGAGGVDGNLSLGSSQAEAVIRAPTMKEKNWPALLILVIIVLTVCGNILVILAVSLEKKLQNATNFFLRSLAVADILVGILVMPVSLINILYDYAWPLPSALCPIWIYLDVLFSTASIMHLCAISLDRYVAIRNPIEHSRFNSRTKAMMKIAAVWTISIGVSMPIPVIGLRNKDKVFVDGSCVLNEEHFMLIGSFVAFFIPLVIMVASYYLTVQVLQRQATVFLYEGKTPSHQPLHPPPTPSYPRSPAPNFQVPPINIEAPPPSRQGSLSCQKGAEHVRQTSLLNTSPSEDISIIPSSEVASQLSSPAGHDPRDSIGRRGMMQAIKNERRASKVLGIVFFLFLIMWCPFFITNVTYVLCQGSCNEPLLAELLNVFVWVGYISSGVNPLVYTLFNKTYRRAFSSYIRCQYNTGPNAGVSNKSLAVTMMPCPSHAIVPIFGNGKMGSVDRNSNCRNGGGGNRADGNGMIRGMEPVDPTDGRMGMEMECPGIMSGLKPGMSELKLSVDSFCQAQVERTSSV